In one window of Meiothermus sp. DNA:
- a CDS encoding DUF1385 domain-containing protein yields the protein MNANELIGGMALPHGVVLLSRKQVALGYYDQSGSLQLYTRELKGPTKGFLGLWTLLFESYRALYKTYPAQDEMRYALAGALAGTVIGLPLGAYIRAGTSLPLWQMSLLGTALLALMWLGLYYFYPPFRQALGRMARYHGAEHKTIWAFERGEVSREGIRRQPLLHPACGSNLAALWLLLYLPLSPLLLFLPWWLHPLTLLPVLPLFRWMNRNPEHPLSRRLLALAYRFQRYSLAEPGEAELQAAWLALRGLQMDDPSTIEVEGSGSTVT from the coding sequence ATGAACGCCAATGAACTCATCGGCGGCATGGCCCTGCCCCACGGGGTGGTGCTGTTGAGCCGCAAGCAGGTGGCCCTGGGCTACTACGACCAAAGCGGAAGTTTGCAGCTTTACACCCGCGAGCTCAAGGGCCCCACAAAGGGCTTCCTGGGCCTGTGGACGCTGCTTTTTGAAAGCTACAGGGCCCTGTACAAGACCTACCCGGCGCAGGACGAGATGCGCTACGCGCTGGCGGGGGCGCTGGCGGGGACTGTCATAGGACTTCCTTTGGGAGCGTACATACGCGCGGGGACGTCGCTGCCCCTGTGGCAGATGTCGCTCTTGGGCACCGCCCTGCTGGCGTTGATGTGGCTGGGCCTGTACTACTTCTACCCCCCCTTCCGCCAGGCTTTAGGGCGCATGGCCCGCTACCACGGGGCCGAGCACAAGACGATCTGGGCCTTCGAGCGGGGCGAGGTCAGCCGGGAAGGAATCCGGCGGCAGCCGCTCTTGCACCCGGCCTGCGGGAGCAACCTGGCCGCCTTGTGGCTGCTGCTCTACCTGCCGCTCTCCCCGCTGCTGCTATTTTTGCCCTGGTGGCTTCATCCCCTGACCCTGCTGCCGGTCCTGCCGCTCTTCCGCTGGATGAACCGCAATCCCGAACACCCGCTCTCTCGCAGGCTGCTGGCGCTGGCCTACCGCTTCCAGCGCTACTCGCTGGCCGAGCCGGGGGAGGCCGAACTGCAGGCGGCCTGGCTGGCCTTGCGGGGGCTCCAAATGGATGACCCCTCGACTATCGAGGTCGAGGGGTCGGGGAGCACTGTGACTTAA
- a CDS encoding sodium-dependent bicarbonate transport family permease: MDTLELLRINLLSPAVLAFALGITATLVKSDLKIPDALYTTLSIYLLLAIGLKGGSALSTTPFAELWKPALATLILSVLTPLLSYVALRRLGRFDVVNAAAIAAHYGSVSAVTFIAATAFMQAAQQPVEGFLPTLVAILEVPAIVIALLIARRSLGEGSLGEALREIFAGKSVLLLVGGSLMGFLAGPEGLKQIAPVFVDPFRGVLVLFLLELGMVAAKRFRDLRTVGVFLIGFGVVMPLIQGALGVWLGSLAGMSVGGAMVLGTMAASASYIAAPAAVRIALPQANPSYYLTASLGITFPFNLTLGIPIYFALSRWLHGGS; this comes from the coding sequence GTGGACACACTGGAGTTGTTACGTATCAACCTGCTCTCCCCTGCCGTGCTGGCCTTTGCCCTGGGCATCACGGCCACCCTGGTCAAGTCCGACCTCAAAATTCCCGATGCGCTCTACACCACTCTATCCATTTATTTACTTTTAGCCATCGGCCTTAAGGGTGGTTCTGCACTTTCCACCACACCCTTTGCTGAGCTGTGGAAGCCAGCTCTGGCTACATTAATCCTGAGCGTGCTCACGCCCCTGCTTTCCTACGTTGCATTACGTCGGCTGGGGCGCTTTGATGTAGTAAACGCTGCTGCCATCGCGGCCCACTACGGCTCGGTCTCGGCCGTAACCTTCATTGCTGCCACTGCATTCATGCAGGCAGCGCAGCAGCCCGTAGAGGGCTTTTTGCCCACCCTGGTGGCTATTCTGGAAGTCCCGGCCATCGTGATTGCGCTGCTAATCGCCCGGCGTAGCCTGGGCGAAGGCTCCCTGGGCGAGGCCTTACGCGAGATTTTTGCCGGAAAGAGCGTTTTGCTGCTGGTAGGCGGATCGCTGATGGGCTTTTTGGCTGGGCCAGAGGGCCTCAAGCAGATTGCTCCGGTGTTCGTGGATCCCTTCCGGGGGGTGCTGGTATTGTTCTTGCTCGAGCTCGGCATGGTAGCCGCCAAGCGCTTTCGCGATCTGCGCACGGTAGGGGTTTTTTTAATTGGCTTTGGCGTTGTGATGCCGCTCATACAGGGGGCCCTGGGTGTGTGGCTGGGCAGCCTGGCCGGCATGTCGGTGGGGGGGGCTATGGTGCTGGGCACCATGGCTGCCAGTGCTTCGTACATTGCCGCTCCAGCCGCCGTGCGCATTGCCCTGCCGCAGGCCAATCCCAGCTACTACCTCACCGCCTCGCTGGGCATCACCTTTCCCTTCAATCTGACCCTGGGAATCCCTATCTATTTTGCGCTTTCCCGCTGGCTGCACGGAGGTAGCTAA
- a CDS encoding ankyrin repeat domain-containing protein — protein sequence MRTKPTALLTGLLALCASLALANPLLDPEFWRIATPADVERAVQQGAKVDARDTNGVTPLHRAAALSNNPEAIATLVRLGADVNARATTGSTPLYVAALLNPNPEAIAILVRLGADVNARNTVGWTPLHGAAAFNPNPEAIATLVRLGADVNARDKDGRTPLHVTATHNPNPETIATLVRLGAGVNARDKDGWTPLHWAASLGDNPGAVLALLEMGADPKARTLAGRTAWDLIQKNEKLKGTPAYWKLNDLRF from the coding sequence ATGCGCACAAAACCGACTGCCCTGCTAACCGGCCTGCTGGCCCTTTGCGCCAGCCTCGCACTGGCCAACCCTCTACTGGACCCCGAGTTCTGGCGGATCGCTACCCCCGCCGACGTGGAGCGCGCGGTGCAGCAGGGCGCGAAGGTGGACGCCCGGGACACGAACGGCGTGACGCCGCTGCACAGGGCGGCGGCTCTCAGCAACAATCCCGAGGCCATCGCCACCCTGGTTCGGCTGGGGGCCGATGTCAACGCCCGGGCCACGACCGGCTCGACGCCGCTGTACGTGGCGGCTCTCCTCAACCCCAACCCCGAGGCCATCGCCATCCTGGTTCGACTGGGGGCCGATGTTAATGCCCGGAACACGGTCGGCTGGACGCCGCTGCACGGGGCGGCGGCCTTCAACCCCAACCCCGAGGCCATCGCCACCCTGGTTCGACTGGGGGCCGATGTTAATGCCCGGGACAAGGACGGTAGGACGCCGCTGCACGTGACAGCGACTCACAACCCCAATCCCGAGACCATCGCCACCCTGGTTCGACTGGGGGCCGGTGTTAATGCCCGAGACAAGGACGGCTGGACGCCGCTGCACTGGGCGGCGTCTTTGGGCGACAATCCCGGGGCGGTGCTGGCCCTGCTCGAGATGGGGGCCGACCCCAAGGCCCGGACCCTGGCCGGGCGCACCGCCTGGGACCTGATCCAGAAGAACGAGAAGCTGAAGGGTACCCCGGCTTACTGGAAACTCAACGACCTACGTTTCTAG
- a CDS encoding helix-turn-helix domain-containing protein yields MPAPLRIHLTPEEDAQLRELETNPVVPFKVRRRAQAVRLAAQGWTAPRIACHLGLDRSTLHRDLRRWLEKGIEGLEDGKSPGASPRWIPAMSAFLRELLQGKEAWMRNSAPSEPGFQSHPSRDFR; encoded by the coding sequence ATGCCGGCCCCTCTTCGCATCCACTTGACCCCAGAGGAGGACGCCCAGCTCCGGGAGCTGGAGACCAACCCCGTGGTCCCCTTCAAGGTTCGGCGCCGCGCTCAGGCGGTGCGGCTGGCCGCCCAGGGGTGGACCGCCCCCCGGATCGCCTGCCACCTGGGCCTGGACCGCTCCACCCTTCACCGCGATCTCCGGCGGTGGCTGGAAAAGGGAATAGAGGGCCTTGAGGACGGCAAGTCCCCCGGGGCCAGTCCCCGCTGGATCCCCGCCATGAGCGCCTTCCTGCGAGAGCTTTTGCAGGGGAAGGAAGCCTGGATGCGTAATTCAGCTCCAAGCGAGCCAGGATTTCAAAGCCATCCGAGCCGCGATTTCAGGTGA
- a CDS encoding site-specific integrase has protein sequence MLYLLGEAGVWPKELFALRLEDFQPAARVLRVRGQKARSVPLSKEATEALLEYLEDRESVASLAPLPSPYLFLRMTPKKGGLGRPLNRDTLDGLLVRALEMSGLDHPRPTGALRWRAVRRYLQQGLSPQEVARRTGVASVLSLKE, from the coding sequence GTGCTGTACCTGCTGGGCGAGGCCGGGGTCTGGCCCAAAGAACTCTTTGCCCTGCGCCTGGAGGACTTCCAGCCCGCCGCGCGGGTCTTGCGGGTACGGGGGCAGAAAGCCCGCAGCGTGCCGCTTTCCAAAGAAGCGACGGAGGCCTTGCTGGAGTATCTGGAAGACCGCGAGAGCGTGGCCAGCCTGGCCCCGCTGCCCTCCCCCTACCTCTTCCTGCGCATGACCCCCAAAAAAGGCGGGCTGGGCCGACCCCTCAACCGCGACACCCTGGACGGGCTGCTGGTGCGGGCCCTGGAGATGAGCGGGCTGGACCACCCGCGCCCCACCGGGGCGCTGCGCTGGCGGGCGGTGCGGCGGTACTTGCAGCAGGGCCTCTCCCCCCAGGAGGTGGCCCGGCGCACCGGGGTCGCCAGCGTGCTGAGCCTCAAGGAATGA
- a CDS encoding P-II family nitrogen regulator has protein sequence MALVSLKLVTIIAEGFLEEKLVREVKKLGAKGYTITPARGEGSRGVRASEWEGNNIRLETIVSPSVAEKILNRLAEVYFANYAVVAFVENVEVVRGDKYT, from the coding sequence ATGGCTTTGGTCTCGCTCAAGCTGGTCACCATCATTGCAGAAGGCTTTCTGGAAGAGAAACTCGTTCGGGAGGTCAAGAAGCTTGGGGCCAAGGGCTATACCATTACACCCGCCCGGGGCGAGGGCAGCCGGGGGGTGCGGGCCAGCGAGTGGGAGGGAAATAACATTCGTCTGGAAACAATTGTGAGCCCTTCTGTGGCGGAAAAAATCCTCAATCGGCTGGCGGAGGTCTACTTTGCCAACTACGCCGTAGTTGCTTTTGTCGAAAATGTAGAGGTGGTGCGAGGCGATAAATACACGTAG
- a CDS encoding HNH endonuclease signature motif containing protein yields the protein MPRAKASTAGESRLIRNNSSVSTAQDCTFLRHTGGQNTLDNRMLVHRRCHLARHQRVRYKSLRA from the coding sequence ATGCCCAGGGCAAAGGCCAGCACGGCAGGGGAGAGCAGGTTGATACGTAACAACTCCAGTGTGTCCACTGCTCAGGATTGTACATTTCTTCGTCACACTGGGGGACAGAATACGTTGGACAACCGGATGTTGGTGCATCGCCGATGTCATCTCGCGCGCCATCAGAGAGTTAGGTACAAAAGCTTGAGGGCCTGA